The Pseudanabaena sp. ABRG5-3 genome includes the window TACTCGATGTACCGCCTTTTGCTGCATACTAGACTTAAAGAATACTGTGCGATTTTTAGCATGTCTTGCATGGTCGATCGCTGTATCAGCAGCCCTTAAAAAATCTTCTGGCTGACTATATTCTAAGTCACTGGTTACTACGCCTATATGGATTTTCGATGAAACATTGATTTCTTCAAATTGAATGGGAAGTTGGAAAAGATGATGCAGTTGTTGAATGTAATTATCAACACACGATAAATCAACCTTGCGGATCAATAGAGCAAACTCATTATTTTCCAGTCTGGCTACGACTTTAGAGGGAATCTCCAAGTTGTTTAACCGATGAGCAACTTTAACTAAAAGGAGATCGCTAAGAGCATGACCAAATCCAGATTTAATAATGGAGTAACGCTCGACATCTAGCTTTAATATTACAAAAGAACTTCCTTTTACATGCTTATCTTCGATGCTGTGAGCAATCTCTTGCAGTAATCCATAGCGATTAATTAATCCTGTAAGTTGGTCGTAAAATACAAGGCTATGTAGGCGATCTAAAGTTGATTGCAATTGTTGCTTTTGTTCTCTTAATTCTTGAACACAAGCTAGAGTTTTGCTAATTGTAATCTCTAGGTCTGCAAAATCAAACGGCTTATTCAAGAAATCAAAAGCGCCACGATTCATTGCCGCCCGAATATTTCTCATATCCCCAAAGGCTGAAATCACCACTGCTTTGAGAGGATAATCAAACTCTGCCAAGTTTGCTAATAAAGTTAATCCATCCATTTCTGGCATCTGGATGTCCGTCAAAACCATATCGATCTCATTGCTCTCTCGTAGAATCTGTAATGCTTCTACTCCATTTTGGGCAAACCGAAAATCAATGTTTCCATCGCGAATTTTTTTTCTAAAGATTTGTTTAAAAAGACGCTGGATCTCAAACTCATCATCAACTACTAAAACTATGGGTGTCTCTTCTTTCATACTTAATACTGTGGTGGATACATTCCTAAAACGCTATGCAATCCCACTGTACAAATTATATTTATCGTTGGGTTAGCATCGTCAATTTGTTAAGTATATTGCCTAGTGCTTTAAGAACAGAAAAAGCCCAAAAGTCTGAGTGCTATGTTGGTAGCTAATTTGCTGCTAAGTAGTAAAACCTGTGGTGCAAGCGCAGGGTGCGCTATAGGTTTTACTACTTAGCTATGTCTATAAGGTATGGCAATAATTATTTCGGTAAATCGGTCAGAGTTCAATACATTCGTATTAATAGTCAAGTTTCCCTTATGTTGTTTGACAATAATATCATGAGTGAGTGAAAGCCCTAATCCAGTACCCTCTCCTGCGGGTTTAGTCGTAAAAAATGGGTCTAAGACTTTCGATTGAAGCTCTGGGGCAATGCCACAGCCATTATCTCTAATCCGAATTTCAACGCGATCGCCAAGATCGTTAGTTGAGAGATGAAGTGTAGGCTGATACTTTGCTACTTGATCGGGATCAGTCTTAAGCTGATTTTGGCAGAAGCGCATCGCATCACAAGCATTATCAATAATATTAATAAAGGCGCGGCTCATAGATACTGTCACCACATCAACTAAGTCTAGCCCAGTATCATAGGCAGTTTGAATCGTCATATTAAAGCCACTATCCTTAGTTTTTTTGCTGTGATATACCAGTTTTAATGACTTCTCAAGTAAGGCATTAATTTGGGTTGGCTGAAAGTTAACCTGTCCACCATCAGTACGAGTATGTTGCATCATGCTTTCGATGATATTCTCAGCTCTTTGACTATGGGCAAGAATTGTGATGTCATTTTCTTGGAGATCGGCGATCAATTCTTGGATCAGATCTGATGTATCTGCATCTAAGGCAGGAAGTAATGGCTGTATGATTTCTAGTAGTTCTTGATTAAGTTCGATGGAACTTCTTGCATAATTTAAGACAAAGTTGAGGGGGTTACGCAGTTCGTGAGCAATACCTGCGGTAAGTGTCCCAAGGGAAGCAAGCTTTTCTTGGGCGATAATTTGTTGCTGAGCCGCCTTGAGATCAGCAGTGCGTTGTTCAACTTTCTGCTCCAAGGTTTGAGAATAGTCCGCAAGTTTGCTATTAGCTGTTTCTAAGTATGCGTAAAGTTGAGCATTTTGGATCGAAATCGCTGCTTGTGAACAGAGGAAATTTAGTACCTCAAGGCGATCGCGCGTAAATGCTCCCACGGTCAGATTATTCTCCAGATATAAAATCCCCAGCAGTTTGCCTTGCTGCAAAATAGGACTGCAAAGGATACTTTTTGATTGATTTTGCTGGATATAGAGATCATTTGCCCATTGAGATTTTTGGGCATTGACTAAGACGGCTGGATACAAACTTCGTTTGACTTTATTCAGAACGCTCATTGCCATATCTTGACTTAGCTCTGGAGATATCGGTGGGCTAAAGACTTGAGGTTGTTGTCCTGATTCTATTCTTGCCGCAATCTGCAACTCCTTTTCTACTTGCAGCAACAAAATACATTTATCTGCTCCAGCATTAGCAATGATAATTGTGAGTAGGGTTTCCAAAAGCTTACTGAGTTCAATTTCTCCAGAGATCGCTTGCGAAGCTTTGAGAAGAGTTGCGAGATCGAGGGATTCGGAGCCACTAATAGAAAAATTGCTGGCAAGGGGCTTAGAAAAAGGAGACGTTTTTTTCTGGGGAATAGGAATTAAAAATTGTGAATAAAGCTTTTCTAAATCAGCGACCTTAGCAGTTGCGCCCCAACGACCATAGCAATAATAGGCTTCCATCATATAAACTTGTCCCATTTTTTCATTTCCCCTTGCAAGGTAGAACCTAGCAGCAAGCTCGTTGGCAATAGCTTCATCCTGAATAAAACCGTTTGCCTTAGCTTCAGCGATCACCCGATCATAAAATTCAGATGCTTGGCTCGATTTTTTCAACACTCGTAGACGCTCAGCTTCCACTAGTAAAAGCTTGTGCTTAAAATTCATCGGAGCTGATTTTGCTAATATAGAAAGATGTTTGCAGTCCTTCTTTACTTTTGATAGACAGGCTTTTTTTTCTCTTGTAGTTAGATCGTTATATTGCGCCAATCGTATTAACGCATCATAAAAATAGAAGACATACTGAGCAAACGTTCCATTAATTACATCCATTCCTGTCTCAATGATTGCAATCTGCTCCATAGCGAATGGATAACGATGAAATAAGAAAGATAAGAATAATTTTGTAAAGCTGGTATAAATCTGTAGTGGTCGATCTTCCTCAGAAATTGTAGTTGCGTCAAAAAAACGACCTACTAATTCACAAATGTCGCTGTTATTTGTGGTGGTCAGATTGTCTATACATTGGCAATTAAGATCATGGAGGTTTGCCATCAAACGATGTTGGAGTTTCTTAAAAACTGGACGATTGGCGATCGCGGCTCGCTGCAAATCTACTAAATTTTTGCCAGCTAAGTAGGACTGAAAAAAGTAGACACATAGGTTATAAGCAGCATATTCAACATCCCCCACCTCCAGACTCATCTGATAGGCTTCTAATAATATTGGTAAATTATCGCTTAGGGATTCCTTACGATAGGCTATAAAACGACTCCAGATAAATAGTGTAGAACCTATGGCGATCTTAGATGAGTTTTGGTGGCATAGGGCGATCGCCACTTTTCCCATAGCATATCCAGCATCGATCCGCCCTAGTTTCTCGCAAAGTAGATAAGCATAGATCGTATATGCCATCGAAGATTTCGGGATATTGCCATAACGCAAGTATAGAGAAATGCCAATAAATGTAATAAATGGAAGTATCTCTGGCATACTGGTTTGAGCTGCCGCACCGATGACATTAAAGAGGTTACAGATCACCAATTTGTGAGAATTGGTCATGGCAGGTAATGTCAGTAAAT containing:
- a CDS encoding ATP-binding sensor histidine kinase — encoded protein: MNNIPHLLGYEILEQIYVGSRSLIYRGVRDSDNYPVVIKLLRNPLPQFKELVNFRNQYKIAQNIDLPNIVKMLALEPYKNVYAIVMEDFGGISLRELLKRESPFVNTSRMLNGFLKTAIQITEALDGLYKYQIIHKNIKPDNILINPDTKQVKLIDFSSASLLINEKQEIQSTHNREETLPYISPEQTGRMNRFIDYRSDFYSLGVTLYELLTGELPFVSDDPMELVHCHLAKSPIPAYQRNPEVPQIISNIVDKLMAKNAEERYQNALGIKNDLEKCLREGTNKLFELGQQDNIDRFLIPNKLYGREMEVTNILSAFERVSNGNTEMMLVAGFSGIGKTAVINEVQKPIIRQRGYFIKGKYDQLQGDIPFFGFVQAFRDLIGQLLAESDAQMQAWKKQILGVLGENGQVLIEVIPELEYIIGTQPPVLELSGNAAQNRFNRLIQSFVEIFTIANHPLVIFLDDLQWADAASLKLLKLLMQDKGHLLVLGAYRDNEVAAAHPMVLAVEEIAKSGATVNVITLNPLREKDINQLVADTMLCDLVQAQLLTECIYPRTQGNPFFTSQFLKTLYEDGLITFDWEARHWQWDFVQIAFIYSDNVVELMVRKLQKLPIETQELIKLGACIGNQFDLNTLAIVSERSPLETATILWSALKDGLILPLDQNYKFFQSESGFSSEQDLELWQQNSQSCTYSFLHDRVQQAAYSLIPDSQKESVHLRVGWLLLDHIPIDERELHIFTIVNHLNRGANLIHDSREREQMVHLNLLAAEKAKRSSAYAVAINYLDFGLQFLSSQCWQEQYSLSLEIYQLAAEVNYLCGDYAQMSNLIEIGLQNVQNHLDCAKFYETQILALTAQNHYQDAVKYARKVLLKFGVALPNNLFGLRTIVGFLITVYRMSVRTHKDLLTLPAMTNSHKLVICNLFNVIGAAAQTSMPEILPFITFIGISLYLRYGNIPKSSMAYTIYAYLLCEKLGRIDAGYAMGKVAIALCHQNSSKIAIGSTLFIWSRFIAYRKESLSDNLPILLEAYQMSLEVGDVEYAAYNLCVYFFQSYLAGKNLVDLQRAAIANRPVFKKLQHRLMANLHDLNCQCIDNLTTTNNSDICELVGRFFDATTISEEDRPLQIYTSFTKLFLSFLFHRYPFAMEQIAIIETGMDVINGTFAQYVFYFYDALIRLAQYNDLTTREKKACLSKVKKDCKHLSILAKSAPMNFKHKLLLVEAERLRVLKKSSQASEFYDRVIAEAKANGFIQDEAIANELAARFYLARGNEKMGQVYMMEAYYCYGRWGATAKVADLEKLYSQFLIPIPQKKTSPFSKPLASNFSISGSESLDLATLLKASQAISGEIELSKLLETLLTIIIANAGADKCILLLQVEKELQIAARIESGQQPQVFSPPISPELSQDMAMSVLNKVKRSLYPAVLVNAQKSQWANDLYIQQNQSKSILCSPILQQGKLLGILYLENNLTVGAFTRDRLEVLNFLCSQAAISIQNAQLYAYLETANSKLADYSQTLEQKVEQRTADLKAAQQQIIAQEKLASLGTLTAGIAHELRNPLNFVLNYARSSIELNQELLEIIQPLLPALDADTSDLIQELIADLQENDITILAHSQRAENIIESMMQHTRTDGGQVNFQPTQINALLEKSLKLVYHSKKTKDSGFNMTIQTAYDTGLDLVDVVTVSMSRAFINIIDNACDAMRFCQNQLKTDPDQVAKYQPTLHLSTNDLGDRVEIRIRDNGCGIAPELQSKVLDPFFTTKPAGEGTGLGLSLTHDIIVKQHKGNLTINTNVLNSDRFTEIIIAIPYRHS
- a CDS encoding putative bifunctional diguanylate cyclase/phosphodiesterase translates to MKEETPIVLVVDDEFEIQRLFKQIFRKKIRDGNIDFRFAQNGVEALQILRESNEIDMVLTDIQMPEMDGLTLLANLAEFDYPLKAVVISAFGDMRNIRAAMNRGAFDFLNKPFDFADLEITISKTLACVQELREQKQQLQSTLDRLHSLVFYDQLTGLINRYGLLQEIAHSIEDKHVKGSSFVILKLDVERYSIIKSGFGHALSDLLLVKVAHRLNNLEIPSKVVARLENNEFALLIRKVDLSCVDNYIQQLHHLFQLPIQFEEINVSSKIHIGVVTSDLEYSQPEDFLRAADTAIDHARHAKNRTVFFKSSMQQKAVHRVNLEVSLQEAIETHQIQIYYQPIISLATGKINSFEALARWITPTQKLISPLEFIPLAEETGLIIPLGRLILSEACTQMGKWKKMFPEIYPTSISVNLSSLQLVDPILLDDIDRNLSFAELQGENLTLEITESVLMENKETAIDVLSQLRQRSIGLSIDDFGTGYSSLAYLQSLPITTLKIDRAFVKDIDVNSNNLEITSMIINLAKQLKLKVVAEGIQTESHTLILKDLFCDYGQGFLYSRPVDVTAATALIHAQSIL